The genomic interval GGTCTACCGTTTCACTCTTATAGAAGCTGCGGTTACCAGGACCTCCTGCATTTTTGGAATGGAATAATGCATACATTCCGTTATCGGCATCACCTGTAACTGTTGTCCAGCTTAAGACAAACATTGGTACACCTTTTGCTGTTTCATCTAAGAATGCTCCCCATTCCATTACTTGGAGGCTCAGATTAATTCCAACCTTCTTAAGCTGTGACTGAAGAATTGTCCCTAATTTCGTATCAATGTCTGCATCACTAATATAAAGAGTGGAAGAGAATCCATCTGGGTAGCCAGCTTCTGCAAGAAGCTCTTTTGCTTTTTCTGGATCAAATGGATATCCTTCTAAGGAATCGTTATAACCATTTAATCCAGGTGCTAATGGACTTGTTGCTGGTACCGCTGTACCTTGGTATGCAGCTTTTACGATAGCTTCTTTATCTGTAGCGTAGTTAATTGCTTGTCTAACCTTCGGATCATCAAATGGTTTTTCTTGCATATTAAAGCTTAAATATTTTACAGAAAAACTAGGAACCCTATCTACTGTGACAGTGTCACTGTTTTCAAACTGACTAATATGCTGTGACGGGAGATCAATCATGATATCCACACCATCTGTTTTTAATTCAGCCACAGCTGTCGAACTTTCTGGGATAATACGGAATACTAATTTATCAACACTTGGTGCTCCATCAAAATAATCATCATATTTTTCAAAAACAATTTCTGAATCCTTTTTCCAGCTTACAAATTTGTAAGGACCTGTGCCAACAGGATTTTGTCCATATTGTGCTCCAGCTTCTGTAACTGCCTTTTCATTTAAAATCCCAGTTGCTACATGTGTTAGATTATAAATAAGGGGAGCAAATGGTTCTTTACTAATAATTTCAACTGTATA from Niallia sp. FSL W8-0635 carries:
- a CDS encoding glutathione ABC transporter substrate-binding protein translates to MKRFMMKSTFMLVIFCLFILSACSGASESAQSGKSSGSNTLTVAQNADAITLDPHKTNDHASANPMQQVYNTLVDLTPDMEVVPSLAESWEQVDDLTWQFKLRQGVKFHNGEELKASDVKFTYDRLLDPSTASPGAFLLEQVSEIKVVDDYTVEIISKEPFAPLIYNLTHVATGILNEKAVTEAGAQYGQNPVGTGPYKFVSWKKDSEIVFEKYDDYFDGAPSVDKLVFRIIPESSTAVAELKTDGVDIMIDLPSQHISQFENSDTVTVDRVPSFSVKYLSFNMQEKPFDDPKVRQAINYATDKEAIVKAAYQGTAVPATSPLAPGLNGYNDSLEGYPFDPEKAKELLAEAGYPDGFSSTLYISDADIDTKLGTILQSQLKKVGINLSLQVMEWGAFLDETAKGVPMFVLSWTTVTGDADNGMYALFHSKNAGGPGNRSFYKSETVDQLLDNGRKEIDPDKRLTYYQQAQETIVNDATWDFLAVSENIVGVNKRVKGFENMPTGTYKFEGISLE